The Sporosarcina sp. Marseille-Q4943 genome includes the window GATTCCCAATCGAAGTCACGAAACTACTATCTATAGGGAAAGGAGGAGGTTTTATGAAACCACCTGTAGCAAAACGTATTCCCCATCCCCATGAATTGCATGGCGATGTGCGCGAAGACGACTATTATTGGCTGAAGGATCGCAATAACCCGGAAGTCATCGAGTATGTAGAGGAAGAGAATCGGTATTTCGAGGAGATCATGCGCCCACTCGAAGAGCAGGCCGAACAGATTTACGAAAGCATGGTTGACCGGGTTCCCGATTCAGAAGTGAAAGTGCCGGTGCAGCATGGACCATACTTCTACTATTCACGGTTGGACAAAGACAAGCAATACCCAATCTATGCACGCAAGCGGGCGGCAAGCCGAGAGTTTTTGCCTGAAGCTCCGGAGGAAGTTGTGCTAGATCTGAATGAACTGGCTAAAGACAGCGACTATTTAAGCGTTACGGTGCAACGGATAAGTTCCAATCATAACTGTCTCGCCTATTTGGAGAACAGGGACGGCACGGACCGGTATACAATCCATGTCAAGGACTTGGAAACGGACGAGCTTCTACCGGATCGGATTCCGGATGTCTTCTTATATGGCAGCATGGAATGGAGTCGCTGCGGCGATTATATTTTCTATATTACGGTTGATGAGAATCAACGTCCGTACCGATTATGGAGACACCGTCTAGGAAGTGAAGTGAATAATGATGAACTCGTCTTCGAAGAAAAAGACGAAACGTTTACATTGTTCGTGTCAAAATCGCAAAGCGGGAAGTTTATTTTTGTTTATTCACATTCGAAAACGTCAAGCGAGATCCGCATGTTGGATGCAGATGCTCCGTTATCCCCTTGGCAACTGCTCGATGCGCGGCGTGACGGAATTCTATATGACGTCGAGCATTGGGAAGATGACCTGTTCATACTGACAAACGAAGAAGCGCTAAACTTTCAATTGCTCCGCTGCCCTCTCAATGACCTAGAGTCACGGGTAAAAGTCATTGAGCATAGCGAGGAACGCTATCTTCAAGCTATCTATCCGTTTCAAGACATGCTGCTCGTTGCTGGTCGTGAGAATGGACTGACGCAGGTCTGGAAGATTCAGGACGGCGAGCTAGAGCGATTTGAATGGGAGGAACCCCTCTACACGGTTGCGGTCTTATCCGACCAAAGCTATGAGGCGACGGAAGTATTACTTCAATATGAGTCATTGCTTACCCCGAAAACTACTTTCGGGCTGAACTTAGTGACAGGAGAGAAGCATCGACTGCAAGTTGCCCCTGTCAGTGGAGAGTATGATCGTTCCAGCTATCGGCAAGAGCAATTGTGGGCGGAAGCGGAAGATGGTGTCAACGTGCCAATGACCGCTGTCTATCGGGAAGGTGCGTTCGACGATGGACCAGCGCCATTGATTCTGTATGGGTATGGATCCTATGGCGCGAACAGCGATCCGCATTTTGATCCGTACCGCCTTCCGCTCTTGGACAAGGGTGTCGTATTTGTCACAGCGCAAGTACGAGGCGGTTCCGAAATGGGACGAAGTTGGTATGAAGATGGGAAAATGCAGAAGAAGCGAAACACTTTCACCGATTTTATTGCAGCAGCGAAATATCTTATCGAGCAGGATTACACAACCCCGAACCAAATGGCGGCACGCGGAGGCAGTGCGGGAGGCTTGCTCGTAGGTGCAGTCGCTAACATGGCCGGTGAGCTATTTAAGGTCATCGTCCCGGCAGTTCCATTCGTCGATGTCGTGACGACGATGCTTGATACGACGATTCCCCTTACCACTTTGGAATGGGACGAGTGGGGCAACCCTCAAGATCGGGAAGATTATTTCTATATGAAGTCATATAGCCCGTACGACAATGTGGAGGCGAAAGATTATCCGCATATGTATATTACAACCGGTCTGAACGATCCACGTGTCGGATATTGGGAGCCGGCCAAATGGGTCGCACGAATGAGAGCTTTAAAAACCGATGATAATGTCATCGTGCTTAAAACGAATATGGGTGCCGGCCATTTTGGCAAGTCAGGCCGATTCAACCACTTGAAAGAAGCTGCAGAATGCTATGCATTCATTCTAGACAAGCTTGGCGCCACTGCCGAATTACCAATTTCCAACCCCCGTTAATTCGGGGGTTTTCTTTTGAATGAATGGCATTTAGATTCAGCTATGAATGACTGTCATCCTCGCAATTTGACTATACTGTCGTTCGAGGAGTGATGGATATGTATAAATTATTGTCACATAATGATTTGGATGGTGTTGGTTGCGGTATTTTAGCGAAGATTGCTTTCGGCAAGCAAGTTAAAGTGCGCTATAATTCCGTTTCTGGTTTAGACCGGGAAGTAGAATGGTTTTTGGAGAATGAAGATAAGGAAACTTTTTTGTTCATTACAGATTTGTCGGTCAATGAAGAAAACGAGAAAAGGCTCGAGGCGTTTTATGAAGATGGCGGAAAGGTCCAATTGCTTGATCACCATAAAACAGCGCTTCACTTTAACGAGTATGAGTGGAGTCATGTCGTCGTAGAGGACGATGAAGGTAAATTAACTTCAGCGACTTCCCTATTTTTTGAATACCTTGTGACACACCAGCTTATGGAACCATCGGAATCGATAGCCGAATTCGTCGAGCTCGTCAGGCAGTATGATACGTGGGAATGGGAAAAAAATAATAATCAGTCTGCACAACGTCTTAACGCCCTCTTTTTCCTCATCACAATTGATGAATTTGAAGAAAAGATGATTGATCGACTACTTTCAGACGACCATTTCCACTTTGATGAATTCGAAAAGAAAATACTCGATATGGAAGAAGATAAAATTGAGCGCTATATTCGCCGAAAGAGGCGAGGTCTCGTCCAGACGCAAGCAGGCGACCTTTTTGCCGGAATTGTTTATGCAGAATCGTACCATTCAGAGCTTGGCAATGAACTTGGCAAAGAATACCCGCATCTTGATTACATCGTCATCTTAAACATGAGTGGGAAACGAATCGGTTTTCGAACAATTCATGACCATGTTGATGTATCTGAAGTTGCCGGGCAATTCGGCGGAGGCGGTCATGCAAAAGCTTCTGGATGCTCATTGACCAAGGATGCTTTTCAACAATTTGTGCTGGACACGTTCCACTTGGAACCATTAAGGGAAGACGCGCGACGCAATCGCTACAATGTGAAACATTCTTCGTTCGGTTCCCTCTATAAAAACCGAATGGATGTGAGCTTTTTCATCTATCCGGAAGACGATCAAGCATGGGCCATTAAACAAAATAACGAAAAGATAGATCAGCCTTTTGCGAGCTTCGAGGAAGCGGAGCGTTTCCTTAAAAGAAACTACGAAGCATGGCTTGTACGGGACGATGCTTTCGTCAATTATTTAATAGAACAGATACGTAATAAATAAGAGGCGCCTGTGCAGCAAACTCATAAGTGGTGCCTGTGCAGTAAACTATTCTGACTATGCACTACAATTGAATAAAATACATTTGGAATCCACTCATATCAATGTTTACATTTTGAATATGTGAATTTCTATACATTACAATGAATTGTCATAAATGTGTGCTGCACAGGCACCGGCAAAATTCTGATAAATAAAAGCGGGCTCTCTTAGATGAGAGGCCGCTTCATTTATTGCACTGTATATCCACCATCTAGTACTACCGCTTGGCCGGTCATGCCTTTCGCTGCATCGCTCGCAAGGAATAGAGCCAAATCGGCGATTTCCTTAACGTCTAATAGTCTCTTCTGAGGAACCAATGGATATATGACTTCCTCCAGAACGGATTCAAGTGGGACATTGCGTGTCGTCGCTAAGTCTTCTAGCTGATTGCGCACTAACGGCGTGTCAACATAGCCAGGACAGATTGCGTTCACCGTAATCCCATCTGCTGCCGTTTCCAAAGCTGCCACTTTCGTCAACCCGATGACACCATGCTTCGCTGAGTTATATGCGGCTTTCCCTGCGAAACCGACTAGTCCATTGATGGAAGCCATGTTCAGGATACGTCCAAAACCATTTTTCCTCATATGTGGCAATACGAGCTTTGTTGCGATAAATGGCGCCGTCAGCATAATTTTAACGAGCAATTCAAACCGCTCCGTCGGAAAATCCTCAAGCATCGCAACATGCTGCATCCCTGCATTATTAATGAGTATATCAATTCGTCCAAAATGATCGATTGCTTCATTGATCGCCTTTTCCAAATCTGCTTCAGACGTGACATCGCACTTGATGCCAATTGCGTCTTTACTGAGACTTTGGGCAGCAGCCTTCACTTTTTCCTCATTGATATCCGAAAGCACCACCTTCGCACCGGCCTCTGAAAATTCTTGGGCAATTTCAAAGCCGATCCCTTGGGCAGCTCCTGTGATAAATAAAACTTTTCCTTCTACCATGCGAATTCCTCCCGAAACAAAAATACAGGGCGCCTGACGCGATATACTCAAGGCGCCCCAAAGTTCGAACAGTCGTCCATTCTTCAGTTTAACTGGTTCATATGAATTGGTTAAATCCCAAATCCAAAGGAGAACAAGATGATTGCAATCGCCACGCCAATGACTGGAACGATGACAGTTAAGGCGCCCACTGGACCATATGCATCTCGGTGTGATTCTCCACAAATAGACTGAATCGTTGTCACGACATAGCCGTTATGCGGGAGGGAATCAAGTGCACCAGACGAGATGGCGACAACACGGTGCAACGCCTCCGGATTTACTCCCATGTCCATATAATGCGGTGCAATCAATGGCAAGGCAATCGTCTGGCCACCTGATGCAGAACCAGTCATACCTGCAATGACCGATACCGCTATGGCTGCACCAATTAAAGGAGAGCCTGGAATGTTCGTCATAGCTTCTACAGCCATTTGGAAAGCAGGAACCGCTTTTGCCACTCCACCGAATCCGACGACAGCGGCAGTGTTTCCAATTGCAACAATTGCTCCAAGCGTACCAGCTGAAACAGCTGCACCAAAATTCGTGGAATATTTTCTTCCTACAATATAAGTAGCGATAATCCCACCGAGCAACGCGACAATCAATGCGGATTGCGCTAACGAATCGTGGAAAATAAATGATATGATCAATACAACAGCCAAAGGAATCATGGACAAGAATGGATTTGGCAGTTTACGAGTCGTATCGAATGCCGGATCCGATTCCCTACCGACGAACCGCTCACCCTTGTTAACTGCTTTTGTCACCATTCTCTTCAGCCACCAGTATCCAAACACCGCCATGAACACGGCGACAATTAAACTGACTTCCCAGCCTGCGTACGCAGTTGTATTCAAATACGGGATCGGAATCCAGTTTTGAATTTCCGGTGATCCGGCAGAGGTCATCGTAAATGTGACCGATCCAAGAGCAAGTGTCGCGGGAATGAATCTTCTTGGCAAATCAGCCTGTTTAAATAAAGAGATGGCCATAGGATAGACGGAGAATGCAACAACGAACAAACTTACGCCACCATAAGTCAAAATTGCACAAGCGGCTACAATTGCCAATACGGCATATTTCATCCCCATTTTATCTACAAACCATTTTGCAACGGCATCCGCCGCTCCGCTATCTTCCATCACTTTCCCGAATACAGCACCAAGCAAGAACATCATATACCAAGATGCAATAAAGGAAGTGAATCCACCCATATAACTTGTTACAAAATCAGCTTGCCCTTCATCAGCAAGTTTTGCGAATAGCGGCATTCCACTCATTAACGCAACAAACAATGCAGAAATAGGACCTACGATCAAAATATTGACGCCCTTCATTGTCAGGAAAATAAGAAGAACGAGTCCCCCAATCAAACCAATCATCCCTAATGCTTCCATTGCATTTCCCCCAAATATAATTGTAATTTTCAGTTAATATTATTCAAAAAATAATGACAATTGCTACATTACAATTCATCAATAGCTCGTCTCCCTAAAATTCACCTCCTGCGTATGTAGATAGAAAACGCTTTCAATTCATTTAATCAAAGCTTATGAAAACTTGCAAACCCTTATTTCTAAACGTTTTACAAGATAACAAGAAAAAACAGTCCAAAATCTCGGACTGTTTACGTATACCCCTTTCCAATATATGAAGCACGCATTTCCGCACGTCCGAAATTCCGCACACCTGTCCAGAAAATCGGAAAATAGGTCAAAACTCATATTTTTTCATTTTCTCATAAAACGTACTTCTACTTAACCCTAACACCTTTGCCGCTTCTCTTTTATTCGGGTACATCTGAAGAGTTTCAGCAATGATATTCCCCTCCAATTGCTCAATCGCTTGCTGTAACGTTTGGGTGTTGCCTGTATAGTATCGGGACTTGGCTCGGACTCCTTGAGGCAGGACACTAGGTTCTATCACATCTCCATTTGTTAAATAGACTGCCGCTTGGATGACGTTCTGCAATTCCCTCACGTTCCCCGGCCAACTATATTCTTTTAAAGTTTGCATCGTCTCCGGTGCAATTGAAAGATTGCGCTTCCCCACTGTCGCAATCGTTTCGTGAAAAAAGTGATTTGTAATTTCCTCGAAATCATCCATCCGCTGACGAAGCGGTGGAATTTGTAGCGTAACTGCATGAATTCGATAATACAGATCCTCGCGAAATTTCCCAGATTCCATTAAGTTTTTTAGCGGTTGATTCACAGCAGCTATGATTCGGATATTTACTTTATTTGCATTATGTGATCCAATCGGTTCAATCGTGCCCTCCTGGAGCACCCTCAATAATTTAACTTGCATCGATAGTGGCATGTCCCCTAAATCATCCAAGAACAATGTCCCGCCTTCAGCTTGATGAATCCTCCCTTTTCTTTGGATTTGTTCTGTAGATCCAACACTGCCAAAAAGCTCAAGTTCAAGAAACTCTGCAGGAATTGCTGCACAGTTCACTTTTACAAAAGGCTTTTCAGAGCGGTTCGATAGGTAATGAATACTTTGCGCAAACATTTCCTTTCCAGTTCCGCTTTCTCCTTGGATCAATACAGGTAAATCACTTGGGGCGATCATTTGAATGGTTTCTTTAATTGATCGAATTGAATCGGAAGATCCAAGAATATCTTGTAGCTGGAATGTCGTTTTCTCTGCCGTCTGTCCAATCTTAATTTTCTCCATCGTCGTTCTCACTTGAGAGCTCAAGTTATGCCAATCGTTCATGTCTCGAAAGATGACACTTCCGAAAGCCCCGACAATTTCTCCATCCACTCTCACTGGAACACGGTTCGCTAACATGTAGTTCCCTTTTATGAAGTGCGGCGATGCGACATGTTCCTCACCCGTCTCTACAACTTCATGCATACGTGAGTTTTCAATGACTTCATTCACCGGCTTTCCGATTGCTTCTTCACGAGTCGTTTCAAGGAACTTACAGTATTCTTCATTGATATATAAAATGTTCGATTCTTTATCGACGACAACAAACCACTGAAATGCATTCTCCAATATTTCTAGTAAGACCGATTCCGTTAATCTATCCGTTACCGACGTCATTATACCCCTCCACCATATCCCTAGTAATCTCATCTTCTCAAAATAGTAAATATAGTGCAAACAGATAAATTTTAACCGGAAAATAAAAATGAGGTGAACTCATCCATGTTCGAATGAATTTCACCTCATGTCTATCGTTATTGATTCAAATCATAAATTTGACCTTTAATTAAATACGCGGCACTTTCGGCGATGTTCGTAATATGGTCAGCAGTCCGTTCAAGGTAACGATTGATGAATAGTAATTGTACGAGCTGTGTTGTTTCTTCTGGATGCTCACGTAAATAGCCAGTTATGCTTTTATATGTTTCCGCATAGTAATTGTCGACTTGATCGTCCAACCCGGCAACTTCCTTAGCAAACGCCATGTTTCCATCGATGAATGCAGACACCGCCTTTTGAAGCATAGTAAGGGAGATCTCATTCATTTGCTCTAGCTTTGTAATATTGATGAGCGATTCGGTTTTTCCGATTTTCGCAGTCGCTTTCGCGATATTTACTGCAAAGTCTGCAATCCGTTCGATATCAGAAGTGATTTTCAATGATGCTATGATTCTTCGCAGATCGGTTGCAAATGGTTGCTCTTTCGCAATAAGCCACACAGCAAATTGGTTAATTTCGTGGTCCAGATTATCAATGGCTGTGTCTTCATCAATGACTCGCAACGCCAATTCGACATCTTGCGTTTTAAAAGCTGTGAAAGCTTTCTCAAATGCAGATACAGTAAGCTTGTTCATCTCATTCATTTTGTTTTGCAATTCTTGCAAGTTCTTGTCAAAGTATTTCCTTGCGTTCATGAATGTCACCCCTTGATTTGGTTAACCGAAACGGCCCGTTACATAATCTTCGGTTCGTTGGTCTTTCGGATTTGAAAAGACGTTGTTTGTGGCATCATATTCAACAATCTCTCCATTTAGGAAGAAAGCTGTTTTGTCTGATACCCGCGCAGCCTGCTGCATGTTATGGGTTACGATTACAATTGTATATTCTTTTTTCAATTGTGCAATCAATTCTTCGACTTTCAATGTGGAGATCGGGTCTAGTGCCGAAGTGGGTTCATCCATCAGAATGACATCCGGCCTCATCGCAATCGCACGGGCAATACAAACCCTTTGCTGTTGACCACCTGATAGACCAAGTGCAGACGTCTTAAGTCGATCCTTCACCTCATCCCAAATCGCAGCGCCACGCAAACTTTCCTCAACAATTTGGTTCAATTCCTTCTTATTCTTAATTCCTTGTGCACGAGGTCCGTACGCGACATTATCATAAATGCTCATTGGGAATAGGTTCGGCTTTTGGAATACCATGCCGACTTTTGTACGAAGCTTAATGACATCGCTCGATTTATAAATATCTTCGTTATCGATGACAATATCCCCGTTGATCCTCACCCCATCGATCAGATCATTCATGCGGTTTAACGTCCGTAGAAAAGTCGACTTCCCGCAACCGGATGGCCCGATTAATGCTGTCACTTTCTTTTCTTCAATGTCTAACGACACATCGTATAATGCCTGTTTATCTCCATAAAAAAGACTCAAGTCTTTTACACTGATCTTTGCTGTACCCTTTGACTGCTTCATAAGCTCCTCCTTACTTCTATGTCCCGCTTTCGTAAAATTAGTAATCTGCTTTATTCAATTTCTTGGATATGAACGTAGCTGAGAAGTTCAAAATCAAGATAATAACGATTAACACAATCCCAATCGCGGCTGCAAGTTCGATATCGCCTGCCTCCTGTGTAACTAAATAGGAATGGACAGTTAATGTCCTTGCAGAAGAGAAAATGCTTGCAGGCATCGCTGCTACAGTTCCAGCTGTTAAAAATATCGCTGCCGACTCACCGATAATCCTTCCCATGGAAAGGATGATTCCTGATAGGATTCCAGGCATTGAGCTTGGCAAAATGACTTTCATAAGTGTTTGAAGTTTCGTTGTCCCTAAAGCCAAAGAACCTTCACGATACGTTTGAGGCACCGTTTTCAATGCTTCTTCTGTTGTACGGATGACGACAGGCAATACGATGATCGTCAACGTTAATGACGCAGAAATGATTGACATGCCGAGCTTCAACGTCGTAACAAAGAAAACTGCACCAAACAATCCGTAGATGATGGATGGAATCCCTGTTAAGCTTTCCGTCGCAAAACGTATCGCTTTTACAAGGCGGCCTTGCTTCGCATACTCTTGAAGATAGACAGCAGCCAAAATTCCGATTGGCGTTGCAATAACGAGTGAAATAACGATAGTGTACACGGTCGTAACAATCATCGGCCAAATGCCACCGCCACCTGTCGGCGAATAATCGCCAAAGATGAATTCAAAATTGATGAGACGGAATCCCTTGTAAAAGATGAATCCCACAATAAGCAACAGAATGGCAACTGTGACGAAAGCAGAA containing:
- a CDS encoding DHH family phosphoesterase, whose protein sequence is MYKLLSHNDLDGVGCGILAKIAFGKQVKVRYNSVSGLDREVEWFLENEDKETFLFITDLSVNEENEKRLEAFYEDGGKVQLLDHHKTALHFNEYEWSHVVVEDDEGKLTSATSLFFEYLVTHQLMEPSESIAEFVELVRQYDTWEWEKNNNQSAQRLNALFFLITIDEFEEKMIDRLLSDDHFHFDEFEKKILDMEEDKIERYIRRKRRGLVQTQAGDLFAGIVYAESYHSELGNELGKEYPHLDYIVILNMSGKRIGFRTIHDHVDVSEVAGQFGGGGHAKASGCSLTKDAFQQFVLDTFHLEPLREDARRNRYNVKHSSFGSLYKNRMDVSFFIYPEDDQAWAIKQNNEKIDQPFASFEEAERFLKRNYEAWLVRDDAFVNYLIEQIRNK
- the pstB gene encoding phosphate ABC transporter ATP-binding protein PstB, which codes for MKQSKGTAKISVKDLSLFYGDKQALYDVSLDIEEKKVTALIGPSGCGKSTFLRTLNRMNDLIDGVRINGDIVIDNEDIYKSSDVIKLRTKVGMVFQKPNLFPMSIYDNVAYGPRAQGIKNKKELNQIVEESLRGAAIWDEVKDRLKTSALGLSGGQQQRVCIARAIAMRPDVILMDEPTSALDPISTLKVEELIAQLKKEYTIVIVTHNMQQAARVSDKTAFFLNGEIVEYDATNNVFSNPKDQRTEDYVTGRFG
- the phoU gene encoding phosphate signaling complex protein PhoU; translation: MNARKYFDKNLQELQNKMNEMNKLTVSAFEKAFTAFKTQDVELALRVIDEDTAIDNLDHEINQFAVWLIAKEQPFATDLRRIIASLKITSDIERIADFAVNIAKATAKIGKTESLINITKLEQMNEISLTMLQKAVSAFIDGNMAFAKEVAGLDDQVDNYYAETYKSITGYLREHPEETTQLVQLLFINRYLERTADHITNIAESAAYLIKGQIYDLNQ
- a CDS encoding 3-hydroxybutyrate dehydrogenase, with translation MVEGKVLFITGAAQGIGFEIAQEFSEAGAKVVLSDINEEKVKAAAQSLSKDAIGIKCDVTSEADLEKAINEAIDHFGRIDILINNAGMQHVAMLEDFPTERFELLVKIMLTAPFIATKLVLPHMRKNGFGRILNMASINGLVGFAGKAAYNSAKHGVIGLTKVAALETAADGITVNAICPGYVDTPLVRNQLEDLATTRNVPLESVLEEVIYPLVPQKRLLDVKEIADLALFLASDAAKGMTGQAVVLDGGYTVQ
- the pstA gene encoding phosphate ABC transporter permease PstA is translated as MRNSKDNLLRGLLWFSAFVTVAILLLIVGFIFYKGFRLINFEFIFGDYSPTGGGGIWPMIVTTVYTIVISLVIATPIGILAAVYLQEYAKQGRLVKAIRFATESLTGIPSIIYGLFGAVFFVTTLKLGMSIISASLTLTIIVLPVVIRTTEEALKTVPQTYREGSLALGTTKLQTLMKVILPSSMPGILSGIILSMGRIIGESAAIFLTAGTVAAMPASIFSSARTLTVHSYLVTQEAGDIELAAAIGIVLIVIILILNFSATFISKKLNKADY
- a CDS encoding S9 family peptidase, whose translation is MKPPVAKRIPHPHELHGDVREDDYYWLKDRNNPEVIEYVEEENRYFEEIMRPLEEQAEQIYESMVDRVPDSEVKVPVQHGPYFYYSRLDKDKQYPIYARKRAASREFLPEAPEEVVLDLNELAKDSDYLSVTVQRISSNHNCLAYLENRDGTDRYTIHVKDLETDELLPDRIPDVFLYGSMEWSRCGDYIFYITVDENQRPYRLWRHRLGSEVNNDELVFEEKDETFTLFVSKSQSGKFIFVYSHSKTSSEIRMLDADAPLSPWQLLDARRDGILYDVEHWEDDLFILTNEEALNFQLLRCPLNDLESRVKVIEHSEERYLQAIYPFQDMLLVAGRENGLTQVWKIQDGELERFEWEEPLYTVAVLSDQSYEATEVLLQYESLLTPKTTFGLNLVTGEKHRLQVAPVSGEYDRSSYRQEQLWAEAEDGVNVPMTAVYREGAFDDGPAPLILYGYGSYGANSDPHFDPYRLPLLDKGVVFVTAQVRGGSEMGRSWYEDGKMQKKRNTFTDFIAAAKYLIEQDYTTPNQMAARGGSAGGLLVGAVANMAGELFKVIVPAVPFVDVVTTMLDTTIPLTTLEWDEWGNPQDREDYFYMKSYSPYDNVEAKDYPHMYITTGLNDPRVGYWEPAKWVARMRALKTDDNVIVLKTNMGAGHFGKSGRFNHLKEAAECYAFILDKLGATAELPISNPR
- a CDS encoding sigma-54-dependent Fis family transcriptional regulator gives rise to the protein MTSVTDRLTESVLLEILENAFQWFVVVDKESNILYINEEYCKFLETTREEAIGKPVNEVIENSRMHEVVETGEEHVASPHFIKGNYMLANRVPVRVDGEIVGAFGSVIFRDMNDWHNLSSQVRTTMEKIKIGQTAEKTTFQLQDILGSSDSIRSIKETIQMIAPSDLPVLIQGESGTGKEMFAQSIHYLSNRSEKPFVKVNCAAIPAEFLELELFGSVGSTEQIQRKGRIHQAEGGTLFLDDLGDMPLSMQVKLLRVLQEGTIEPIGSHNANKVNIRIIAAVNQPLKNLMESGKFREDLYYRIHAVTLQIPPLRQRMDDFEEITNHFFHETIATVGKRNLSIAPETMQTLKEYSWPGNVRELQNVIQAAVYLTNGDVIEPSVLPQGVRAKSRYYTGNTQTLQQAIEQLEGNIIAETLQMYPNKREAAKVLGLSRSTFYEKMKKYEF
- a CDS encoding GntP family permease, with protein sequence MEALGMIGLIGGLVLLIFLTMKGVNILIVGPISALFVALMSGMPLFAKLADEGQADFVTSYMGGFTSFIASWYMMFLLGAVFGKVMEDSGAADAVAKWFVDKMGMKYAVLAIVAACAILTYGGVSLFVVAFSVYPMAISLFKQADLPRRFIPATLALGSVTFTMTSAGSPEIQNWIPIPYLNTTAYAGWEVSLIVAVFMAVFGYWWLKRMVTKAVNKGERFVGRESDPAFDTTRKLPNPFLSMIPLAVVLIISFIFHDSLAQSALIVALLGGIIATYIVGRKYSTNFGAAVSAGTLGAIVAIGNTAAVVGFGGVAKAVPAFQMAVEAMTNIPGSPLIGAAIAVSVIAGMTGSASGGQTIALPLIAPHYMDMGVNPEALHRVVAISSGALDSLPHNGYVVTTIQSICGESHRDAYGPVGALTVIVPVIGVAIAIILFSFGFGI